The Daphnia magna isolate NIES unplaced genomic scaffold, ASM2063170v1.1 Dm_contigs225, whole genome shotgun sequence genomic interval CATCCATCTGAGCGGAATCAATTTAAATAAGATACATTAGCTCAACTATACGACGGCAATAAACGAAAGTTAACTTACTGTTCCTCTTCATTCGATAGATAATTAGGGCCTTGTAAGACGCCCAATTCATCATCACCTGCCACAACAGCTTCGTCCATCAGGTGCCTTTTCCTACGACAGGCCACATTAGCCAATGTGGCAGCGCTGAACGATGAGATTGGAATGCACGAAGTAATCAACGTCGTCGTCAAAGtggaattcaaaatcaaatacGAAGTGGACGTTGAATAGGCAGACGTGCTAATACTGCTCAAATAAGAGTAGAACATTGACGGGAAGAACAAGTTAGGGAACGATGCGAAAAAACGAGCATTATTAGCCATCATGTCGGTGCTGTCTGATGGAGTTGATGGACGAATGAAGGGACGAGTTTTCTGGCGTGAGCTGATTCGTCCGTGATCTCTAACAGGCGTCGGAAGAAATGACGGTGACATTGGGTAATAAAATTGATTGACATTCTCGTTGTGGTGATACTGACGCAAATGCGGAACGCCACCATCCTCTTGACGCCATAAAGGCTCATCCGCGCTGTCCCAGCGGTCGTTATCGGCAATAACATTATCAGCATCGCTGTTCCGAAAATCGATCAGCGTCATAAATTGGCGATTTCTGGATGCCGGACGCATCTGCTGCCATTGAAATGGAGGCTGTCCGTACGAGAGAGATGCAGTAATGCAGCCCACTATGAACATCAGGGACAATTTCATCTGTAAATGAAGCAAAAATGAATTACATGTAGACGTCTAGTATACAAAAGCAGTGAAGTTGTTACCTTTGGATAGTTGAGTTTCCTTCACATGTGTCAAACGAGTTGGCTTTTTTCTGGTTTATATAGACCCGATACAAGGGTCACTTCAATTATACCCGTGTTGGCCTTTTTCGTCACGTGTGGCCATCATGGAGCAAGGGCATTTTTGTTTGCTCGTTTTCAAGAAGGGTGTCATGTTTGCATACGACACATATCAGCCTCTTAACAGAGTCAGTTTCCCTTAAAGACCTATAGTGTCAAAAACGTTACTCAAACTGTCTGTTCTTACCCAGGTGATTGTATGTTTTCTCTAAATGTATAATACGTTAAACTCCATCACCCgaaatagaaaattagaatGTATTGAATTTATGTGTATTAATTGAAGCAACGCAACAGAGATAAATAAACCACTTTTAATTATATTATAATATAGAAATTCGTCGAATCAAAAGTGCTGACGAAAGCTTATCTTCAAAATAAGTTTAGCAAAGGGTAAATCCTGATGGCAGACAGCTAAGAGCTGCACTAGAAGCCAAATTTGTAACAGTACTTGTACTTGTTTTCACAGACACAGAAAATGCGGTTAACATCGAGGTTGATGTGACCGTCGATGTTAGTTTTCGGGCATTGATGGATGACTCGGTTCCAAAAACATCGAGGTCTCGTTCGATCCAAGATGATGCTAAGATGTCAGCTGGGTTGATGTCTCTGCCTTCTCTAGGTAGATCATCGAACGCACTAGCACACAAATGATATAGAcaattttaaatatagaagaagaCATTCAATTGAATTGCTTTTACTATACTTTTCCTTGCTAAAGGGCTCGTTGTGCTGATCGTAGTGATCACCAGTCAACATATCGAAAACGGCGGCTCTTTTGCGTCGGCAAGCCGCAGTCGCTGAGAACATTGTGCTGGTCAAACAGGTGACTACAGTTGCACCGGTAATGGTCGACGTAGAAGTCGTAAAGGCCGTGCTGGTGGCAGTTAAAGACAGTGAATTGAGGATGAGACTGGCCAAATAATTGATGCCGCTTAGGCCAAACGCTCTTTGATTCGCATTAGTTCTTGTCTTGATGTGATGCGACTCCTCGTGATGCTTctagacaaacaaacaaaaatttaaaacaattaaatcgATTAATACTATGTGtgttatttatattatttatttattctatAAGTGTTGTGTATATAGTTACCGCTATTAAATTTGGGTAACGCATCAAATGGTTCGATTGGGATGCAAATATCGGTCCATATATAGGCAGTTGGTTGTAAAACGGTGGGCGCCAGGTAGGCAATGCCCATTGGACGTTTTGTTGCCAAGCAaccgaaaagaaacacatcagGGAAAAAAGAGCCAATttcattttgcttttgttAATTTACTAAGACGAGACAACAGAAAATCGCTATAGCTTCGATTGATCGAGCGCTTGTGGATCTACAAGTTTCTCGATGCGATTGTTGACGCTTATATATAGTGTCAAGAACGTTGCATAGAGCACAACTCAACCAAAATTATTCCATTATTTCCTGgcgggaaatttaaaaaatgtacgATTTTGATTCACAGTTCATGGGCGATTTAAACTAATAGGAATTTCTATCGCGTCTTTTTTCAATGACATCTGATCTGCATCTTTAGTAGTCCAATGTAACTATGACTAAAATGCAGTAAATACCCAAAGAATTTCTTAAATTCCTGTTAAAAATGCATTCAATTTCCTTATATAGGTCCGCATGTCTTGTAGAAAACCATTTGCGACGTGAAATTCCTGATCGTAAAGCTATATCGTCCGTTCCCATCGCATTTATTCAAGCGCATCGTTTTCTTGATTTCCTTCAAAACGCATCGACAGGGAATTTCGATTCGACTTTTGATGAACGCGGAAAGATTTAAACCAAAGGTAATACCTACATttctccacaaaaaaaaaaacaacctgtCTGAGAAAAATATTCATGTTTCCCGAAAtccgattctttttttttgttcgatTAAACCAGTGCGATAAGTTTGACACTTgtttttccaacatgaacaagaaaaaaagcaaaaaacctGACGCTGTTCactaacatttttttttatcgcgGTGAAACCTGTCAATATGTTGTGGGCATTTTACCTTCATTAGGATTTCAACGGGATTTCAATCCGCCAGCATAGCTCGAGTATAACGGTTTCTCGATCTAGAAATCTGATTTCTCAAAACGATTGTCAATTAAAGAGCAAGACACTTTGACATTTTGATTGATCAGATATGTgaccttttccttttgaatCAACGAATTCCACCGCGTTCACGACCTTTTTCAAGTGAAGACTCTTCATAGAGTTCGTGATATAACGGGGAACTGTTCAACTGCCAtggccaaaaaaagaaatgggaatACTTCACATTGAATTGAACGTATCGAGAATGTCATAAGGCCATCTCAGTTATGTCgttctaaaagaaaacaaacaaaaaactaaagcGTTTCCGTGACGCCAATAGTCCGAATAccattttttgctgttgtacAGTCGTGTGGCTTTTGAAATCTTGCCAAATATAAAAGGCTAGTCAGAGGATCAACAAGTCATCACAACGTTAGACGCTACATTCAGGTACAGTACGAGTTCCTCTTGTAGCTTGACTTGTAGCTTAACTCTTTGATTTTAAACGTTAACTTAGATAAAGAATGAAGATCGCCTTATTTGTATTGAGTTGTCTCATCGCTGTTTCACGCCAGCAAAATAAGTTGTGGTCGATGCCTCAATACCACCAACAAACACCTTTTCAATATCATTATTCATCACCTGCGACTCAAAATCTAAGACAATGGGCTAATGTTTACGCTGGATCTTATCCTTATTAtccgactcaatactctcaGCCACAGTACGTGAAATATTTCCCCTTCCTGGCTAAACAGAATCCAGGTGTGGTCTTACTCAAATCCTTCCCGCAATCGGTGAGTCTCATTTTCAATAATCCAGTTATGTTCTCGCTTCTAAACGGCCATCTAGTTACAGCGCCGCGATGATGAAAATGATGAACCTCTCGTCCGTCACAATAACGAAGAGGAATCGATCGAGGCAAGGATAGCCAATCCCAAAGGCGTTGCTCCAGAAGGCCGACTGTTTGACAACGCCCTGTTATCCAATTTGCTTTTCGGAAGTGTTGCAACCAGCACGAAATACAGCATCGCAACTACAACGATTATTTCCACATCTGTTATTTCATGCATTCCCTCAGCATCGTTCTCTTCCACCACAGACTGTCGCCGCAGACGTGACGTGTCTGTCATGAGAGAACTTTTGAACGAACATGAAGTTCTCTCGCCATCCACAGTTGAAAGGTAGATTCCCATGTTCGATCTTtcgaattatttttattacatcgtttcattttctttttttggtgtaGAGTGGAGCCATCGGCCGTTCTTCAGCTTGAATCTCTCAGCGGTGTGAACACTGCCAAAGCAGCTCAGGATTCTGTGACTATTGTTTCTTCGTTAGACGATGGGAATAACAGCCGAGCTGCTGGTGCTCGTTTCATCGGTTTGAATGCCCTCCTCACTTTAACCACCACTTCGACGTTGACGACCGCTACAATCAGTGTTACCGAATCTAGGAAAACTGTAACCCTCGGAACTAGTTTGTTGTGTTTACCTTCAGGTATCAAACTCTGTTAGACAATGTTCTAACCGATTCGCGTTGTATTTATTATATATCCGTAGAATAGGGAGAAATGTGAACTATGGGTTTCATTTTAACAAACGTGCAATAACTATTTGTAGCTGTTTTAGCATAGTTAAGTGTTATATGCATTGGCCTATTGAATCATGATACACATTTCTCAATCAGCATTTCGctatttttgtttccatttcttttattctctaAACATGACCATGACGCAAGTAAACAATAGCCAAACGTCTTTAAGCCAAACGTAATAAAAGATAATGTTGAAGTTTACGGCAGTTTTGTCTCAACTCTTGAAACGGTACGTATATACCGAGTAGAACGAAGTTGGGggtgagggaaaaaaaaaagatccacGTGTATGACCAGCTTTTTAAAGGTAGGCGCTTTGTTTGTATACAGACCTTGAGGAACATGTtgacctttaaaaaaaacaaaaaaacatccCTTGTCCACGTGACCTGCCGGGTAGCAACGAAAGAAGTCTGAGGggtaggaaaaaagggggaactTTCTCTTTGTCTTGTTTTCTTATAAAGGCTTTATCGTTTTCCTCAAAACATCAATTCAAACTTTGTTCATTCTTACGTATAGTACAACAACAACCGAAAAGAGAAAGTAGCCTCCCCCCTCACCCCTCCAAAATGATAAATGATTAGGAGAGGGGCCAATAAGATTTGACTACCTCTTTCGGCTTGAATCCACCGAATATTATAA includes:
- the LOC116927867 gene encoding uncharacterized protein LOC116927867; this encodes MKLSLMFIVGCITASLSYGQPPFQWQQMRPASRNRQFMTLIDFRNSDADNVIADNDRWDSADEPLWRQEDGGVPHLRQYHHNENVNQFYYPMSPSFLPTPVRDHGRISSRQKTRPFIRPSTPSDSTDMMANNARFFASFPNLFFPSMFYSYLSSISTSAYSTSTSYLILNSTLTTTLITSCIPISSFSAATLANVACRRKRHLMDEAVVAGDDELGVLQGPNYLSNEEEQWMDSSLVNSLGRTVDPEILSSKETEVTGTHLPQYLLRQARSARYTITSTFTSYSFFTVNSTKTAFLGSSLFCMPGGFKTC
- the LOC116927875 gene encoding uncharacterized protein LOC116927875 isoform X2, which gives rise to MKLALFSLMCFFSVAWQQNVQWALPTWRPPFYNQLPIYGPIFASQSNHLMRYPNLIAHHEESHHIKTRTNANQRAFGLSGINYLASLILNSLSLTATSTAFTTSTSTITGATVVTCLTSTMFSATAACRRKRAAVFDMLTGDHYDQHNEPFSKENAFDDLPREGRDINPADILASSWIERDLDVFGTESSINARKLTSTVTSTSMLTAFSVSVKTSTSTVTNLASSAALSCLPSGFTLC
- the LOC116927875 gene encoding uncharacterized protein LOC116927875 isoform X1: MKLALFSLMCFFSVAWQQNVQWALPTWRPPFYNQLPIYGPIFASQSNHLMRYPNLIAKHHEESHHIKTRTNANQRAFGLSGINYLASLILNSLSLTATSTAFTTSTSTITGATVVTCLTSTMFSATAACRRKRAAVFDMLTGDHYDQHNEPFSKENAFDDLPREGRDINPADILASSWIERDLDVFGTESSINARKLTSTVTSTSMLTAFSVSVKTSTSTVTNLASSAALSCLPSGFTLC
- the LOC116927868 gene encoding uncharacterized protein LOC116927868 isoform X1, yielding MKIALFVLSCLIAVSRQQNKLWSMPQYHQQTPFQYHYSSPATQNLRQWANVYAGSYPYYPTQYSQPQYVKYFPFLAKQNPGVVLLKSFPQSLQRRDDENDEPLVRHNNEEESIEARIANPKGVAPEGRLFDNALLSNLLFGSVATSTKYSIATTTIISTSVISCIPSASFSSTTDCRRRRDVSVMRELLNEHEVLSPSTVERVEPSAVLQLESLSGVNTAKAAQDSVTIVSSLDDGNNSRAAGARFIGLNALLTLTTTSTLTTATISVTESRKTVTLGTSLLCLPSGIKLC
- the LOC116927868 gene encoding uncharacterized protein LOC116927868 isoform X2 yields the protein MKIALFVLSCLIAVSRQQNKLWSMPQYHQQTPFQYHYSSPATQNLRQWANVYAGSYPYYPTQYSQPQYVKYFPFLAKQNPGVVLLKSFPQSRRDDENDEPLVRHNNEEESIEARIANPKGVAPEGRLFDNALLSNLLFGSVATSTKYSIATTTIISTSVISCIPSASFSSTTDCRRRRDVSVMRELLNEHEVLSPSTVERVEPSAVLQLESLSGVNTAKAAQDSVTIVSSLDDGNNSRAAGARFIGLNALLTLTTTSTLTTATISVTESRKTVTLGTSLLCLPSGIKLC